From a region of the bacterium genome:
- a CDS encoding ABC transporter permease, giving the protein MFALAARRLLTTIPALLGIYTLVFMVLHVLPADPALLISQGSASGEQLASLRHEYGLDRPLWRQYAADLGKVVRGDLGRSIRYGRPVSSLIRERFPSTLELALAGLGLAVVLALILGTLAALRPHSWIDTLSMAVALTGVSIPSFWLGMMLIFAFSLWLGWLPVTTGSGLQRLLMPAITLGLYSTAVTSRLTRVSLIQTLRQEYVTTARAKGLAEFAVVVRHALRNSLIPVVTIVGVELGNLLSGTVVVETVFARPGLGRLIVESITYRDYPALQSSLLFVACGYVVANLLVDISYGYLDPRVRTGGGM; this is encoded by the coding sequence GTGTTCGCCTTGGCGGCGCGGCGCCTGCTGACCACGATACCAGCGCTCCTAGGGATCTATACGCTCGTCTTCATGGTGCTGCACGTGCTCCCGGCGGACCCGGCGCTCTTGATCTCCCAAGGCAGCGCCTCCGGGGAACAGCTGGCCTCGCTCCGACACGAGTACGGGCTGGACCGCCCCCTGTGGCGCCAGTACGCGGCCGACCTCGGCAAAGTGGTGCGTGGCGATCTCGGGCGCTCCATCCGCTACGGCCGTCCCGTGAGCAGCTTGATCCGCGAGCGGTTTCCAAGCACGCTGGAATTGGCCCTTGCAGGCCTGGGACTCGCCGTCGTTCTCGCACTCATCCTCGGCACGCTCGCCGCCCTTCGGCCGCACAGTTGGATCGACACTCTCAGTATGGCGGTCGCCTTGACGGGAGTGTCCATTCCGAGCTTTTGGCTGGGGATGATGTTGATCTTCGCCTTCTCGCTCTGGCTGGGGTGGCTCCCCGTGACGACGGGCTCGGGGCTCCAGCGGCTCCTGATGCCCGCCATCACGCTCGGGCTGTATAGCACCGCGGTGACGAGCCGCCTCACGCGCGTCAGCCTGATCCAGACGCTGCGGCAGGAGTACGTAACGACGGCCCGGGCGAAGGGGCTGGCCGAATTCGCCGTCGTCGTCCGGCACGCCCTGCGCAATTCCCTCATCCCCGTGGTGACGATCGTCGGGGTGGAACTCGGCAATCTCCTCTCCGGTACCGTGGTGGTGGAGACGGTCTTCGCGCGGCCGGGCTTGGGGCGGCTCATTGTTGAATCGATCACGTACCGGGACTACCCGGCCCTGCAATCGTCGCTCTTGTTCGTCGCGTGCGGGTATGTCGTCGCGAATCTGCTCGTGGACATTTCATATGGATACCTCGACCCGCGGGTACGGACCGGCGGGGGCATGTAA
- a CDS encoding ABC transporter permease: MRTPPADLGRLSRRPSPPAVRGFRRSRNAVAGTALLTVLVLVAILSPLITPYPPTKPHPTTALEPPGHGHWMGTDEIGRDILSRVLAGARISLGVGVAASAITLVVGVAFGLIAGYRGGWADAVVMRAVDVLLAMPTLLFALAIVAAMGPSLLNVTLAVGVAGIPRFTRLMRGVVLSAKQNVYVEAAHAVGCGGVRIAVRHILPNVYGPALVLATLNVGVAILTGASLSFLGMGAQPPTPEWGLILARGRDYLRTAWWISTFPGIAIAVTVLAVNLFGDGLYDSLDPQRRL; the protein is encoded by the coding sequence TTGAGGACTCCCCCGGCCGACCTCGGGCGCCTATCCCGCCGGCCGTCCCCCCCGGCCGTCCGCGGCTTCCGGCGCAGCCGGAACGCCGTGGCCGGGACCGCTCTCCTGACGGTCCTCGTGCTCGTGGCCATCCTGTCCCCCCTGATCACTCCCTATCCGCCGACGAAGCCCCATCCCACCACTGCCCTCGAACCTCCAGGACACGGCCACTGGATGGGCACCGACGAAATCGGCCGCGACATCCTGAGTCGAGTGCTGGCCGGCGCCCGGATCTCGCTGGGGGTGGGAGTGGCCGCGAGCGCGATCACCCTCGTCGTGGGAGTCGCGTTTGGATTGATCGCGGGGTATCGGGGAGGATGGGCGGACGCGGTCGTGATGCGCGCGGTCGATGTCCTCCTGGCGATGCCCACGCTCCTGTTCGCGCTGGCCATCGTGGCCGCGATGGGCCCGAGCCTGCTCAATGTCACGCTGGCGGTGGGCGTAGCCGGCATTCCGAGGTTCACCCGGCTGATGCGTGGAGTCGTGCTGTCGGCCAAGCAGAACGTGTACGTGGAGGCGGCGCACGCCGTCGGCTGCGGGGGTGTCCGAATCGCGGTGCGGCATATCCTGCCGAACGTGTATGGGCCGGCCCTGGTGCTGGCGACACTGAACGTGGGGGTGGCGATCCTGACCGGGGCCTCGTTGAGCTTCCTCGGCATGGGCGCGCAGCCCCCGACCCCCGAATGGGGCCTGATACTCGCCCGCGGACGGGATTACCTGCGCACCGCTTGGTGGATCAGCACGTTTCCCGGGATTGCGATCGCCGTGACCGTGTTGGCGGTGAACCTCTTCGGCGACGGCCTGTACGACAGCCTGGATCCACAGCGTCGCCTGTAA